One window of Nostoc sp. C052 genomic DNA carries:
- a CDS encoding putative Ig domain-containing protein encodes MRKHTAVNKISINITTNPSIDLYPTRLVFIDPQVDDYQSLVMGVLPDTSVIVLDANQDGIEQISQVLESHQGINSLHIVSHGAPGCIYLGNSQLNNQTLNHYAVQLMGWANALSEDAELLLYGCKVAQTDSGVLFIRCLSELTGAIVAASDDLTGNAALGGDWELEVSTAAIIPDLAFRQEVITAYTSVLSVVLDASFDSDGKVTTDLGGADIGRSIVVQDDGKILVAGVSSNNFAVVRYNSNGSLDTSFGITGKVTTDIGNKTSDTSYSIALQPDGKILVAGVSGNNFAVVRYNSNGSLDASFDSDGKVTTDLGNTDVAYSIALQGDGKIILAGKRGNDFAVVRYNSNGSLDNSFGSAGKVITDLGSTDIAYSVTLQDDGNIIVGGVSNNNFALVRYDSEGTLDTSFGSAGKVITDLGSTDIAYSVTHQDDGKIILAGKRGNDFALTRYNSDGSLDTSFGGAGKVITNIGSNTTDTAYSVSVQANGKIIVAGSSSGNFALVRYNSDGTLDSDFNTNGIITTDIGTKTADNAYALTQHDGTIIVAGVSANNFAVARYRVNQNPVLVNEIADKETPEDINFNFTISDSFQDPDPGDILTYTATLENGGSLPSWLSFNAATQTFSGTPLNENVGSLNIKVTATDTYLAQASDVFTLTVANVNDAPEVANAITAQQATEDTVFNFTIPANTFIDVDAGDSLTYTATLENDDSLPSWLSFNANTKTFSGTPLNENVGSLNIKVTAKDIAQAQASNIFILTVANTNDAPEVANAITAQQATEDTVFNFTIPANIFIDVDAGDILTYTATLENGNLLPSWLSFNANTKTFSGTPLNENVGSLNIKVTAKDIAQAQASNIFTLTVANTNDAPEVANAITAQQATEDTVFNFTIPANTFIDVDAGDSLTYTATLENDDSLPSWLSFNANTKTFSGTPLNENVGSLNIKVTAKDIAQAQASNIFTLTVANTNDAPEVANAITAQQATEDTVFNFTIPANTFIDVDAGDSLTYTATLENGDSLPIWLSFNANTKTFSGTPLNENVGSLNIKVTVKDISQAQVSNIFTLTVANTNDAPEVANAITAQQATEDTVFNFTIPANTFIDVDAGDILTYTATLENDESLPSWLSFNAATKTFSGTPLNENVGSLNIKVTAKDITQAQVSNIFTLTVANTNDAPEVANAITAQQATEDTVFNFTIPANTFIDVDAGDSLTYTATLENDESLPSWLSFDANTKTFSGTPLNENVGSLNIKVTVKDIAQAQVSDVFTLTVANTNDAPEVANAITAQQATEDTVFNFTIPANTFIDVDAGDSLTYTATLENDESLPSWLSFDANTKTFSGTPLNENVGSLNIKVTVKDIAQAQVSDVFTLTVANTNDAPEVANQIADPEAREGTAFNFTIPEDTFIDVDAGDTLTYTATLENGESLPSWLSFDADTKTFSGTPLNENVGSLNIKVTATDIAFAEASDVFRLTVANANNSPVLVNEIVDQEATEDTVFNFTIPEETFIDDDAGDTLTYTATLENGNSLPSWLSFNADTKTFSGTPLNADVNNLNIKVTARDIFGVEVSDDFALTVKNVNDAPEVDLAIADQKAIAETTFNFTIPENTFSDVDFEDTLTYTATLDNGDPLPSWLSFNANKLTFSGIPTNNNVGNLNIKVTAIDSAFAEVSDIFALTVAQKTTSSIEPTSLLTRITGDIFNIKSQGSGKKAKLSVKIKSNSFQEVNELGVFFVDDAAGTIDGVAPGAANYTELALQRATVLFSSLAKLPNGFNPTDLTRLLELNSESNLRFYLIRNSTTQAVLSGQTSFSQVLFSSDTNVDNGGFSLNFQNLVVKIEATDQDPPLGTSLQGKYEAELIDLRNVTQLVKAEFMVHREATFNNFVGFYQVTDENGGIDTNGDGTADVLVGQAGYTQAAISNRVAGIDLSVANQGTGTFTGAFQPGAIFVPFIIVNAGPDAILDRNPNNDPAVYFSFLGANTDKADHIRLLSNNVFGFEDLANGGDRDYNDLIVRVNLSIA; translated from the coding sequence ATGAGAAAGCACACTGCTGTAAACAAAATATCTATAAATATTACTACTAACCCAAGCATCGACTTATATCCTACTCGCCTAGTTTTTATTGACCCACAGGTTGATGACTATCAAAGCCTAGTAATGGGTGTATTACCAGATACCTCTGTTATCGTTTTGGATGCTAACCAAGATGGCATTGAGCAAATTAGTCAAGTGCTGGAGTCTCATCAGGGAATTAATAGCCTGCATATTGTTTCCCACGGCGCACCTGGGTGCATTTATTTAGGTAACAGTCAACTCAACAACCAAACACTCAATCATTACGCAGTACAACTGATGGGTTGGGCAAATGCTTTGAGTGAAGATGCAGAACTACTGCTGTATGGTTGCAAAGTAGCTCAAACAGATTCGGGTGTGTTGTTCATCAGATGTTTGAGCGAATTGACAGGTGCAATAGTAGCTGCCTCTGATGACTTGACAGGAAATGCTGCATTAGGCGGTGACTGGGAACTGGAGGTTTCTACAGCGGCTATTATTCCTGATTTGGCGTTTAGGCAAGAAGTAATAACAGCCTACACTTCAGTTCTATCTGTAGTTCTCGATGCCAGCTTTGATAGTGATGGCAAGGTTACTACTGACTTGGGTGGTGCCGATATTGGTAGAAGCATCGTCGTACAAGATGATGGCAAGATTCTAGTAGCGGGAGTGAGTAGTAATAACTTTGCTGTAGTACGTTACAACAGCAATGGTAGTCTCGACACCAGCTTTGGTATTACTGGCAAGGTCACTACTGATATTGGTAATAAGACGAGCGATACCAGCTACAGCATTGCCCTACAACCTGATGGCAAGATTCTAGTAGCGGGAGTGAGTGGTAATAACTTTGCTGTGGTACGTTACAACAGCAATGGCAGTCTTGATGCCAGCTTTGATAGTGATGGCAAGGTCACTACTGACTTGGGCAATACTGATGTAGCCTACAGCATTGCCCTGCAAGGTGATGGCAAGATTATCCTGGCAGGAAAGCGCGGTAATGACTTTGCTGTGGTGCGTTACAACAGCAATGGTAGTCTCGACAACAGCTTTGGTAGTGCTGGCAAAGTTATTACTGATTTGGGAAGTACTGACATAGCCTACAGCGTTACTCTACAAGATGATGGCAATATTATTGTGGGAGGAGTTAGTAATAATAACTTTGCCCTAGTGCGTTATGACAGCGAAGGTACTCTCGACACCAGCTTTGGTAGTGCTGGCAAAGTTATTACTGATTTGGGAAGTACTGACATAGCCTATAGCGTTACTCATCAAGATGATGGCAAGATTATCCTGGCGGGAAAGCGCGGTAATGACTTTGCCTTAACACGTTACAACAGCGATGGCAGTCTCGACACCAGCTTTGGTGGTGCTGGCAAAGTTATTACTAATATTGGTAGTAATACTACTGATACCGCCTACAGCGTTAGCGTGCAAGCCAATGGCAAAATTATTGTGGCGGGTTCGAGTAGTGGTAACTTTGCTTTAGTACGTTACAACAGCGATGGTACTCTTGACAGTGATTTCAACACTAATGGCATCATCACCACTGATATCGGCACAAAAACTGCTGATAATGCCTATGCTCTCACCCAACACGATGGTACGATAATAGTCGCGGGGGTCAGCGCCAATAACTTTGCTGTGGCACGGTACAGGGTTAATCAAAATCCAGTGCTAGTCAACGAAATCGCAGACAAAGAGACTCCAGAAGACATAAATTTCAACTTCACAATCTCAGATAGTTTCCAAGATCCAGATCCAGGAGACATCCTCACTTACACTGCCACTCTCGAAAACGGTGGCTCTCTACCGAGTTGGTTAAGCTTCAATGCTGCGACTCAAACCTTCAGTGGCACTCCCTTAAATGAAAACGTCGGTAGCCTAAATATTAAAGTTACCGCCACAGATACTTATCTTGCTCAAGCCAGTGATGTCTTTACACTGACAGTTGCTAACGTCAACGATGCGCCAGAAGTAGCAAATGCCATCACTGCTCAACAAGCAACAGAAGACACAGTTTTCAATTTCACAATTCCAGCAAACACCTTCATTGATGTCGATGCTGGTGATAGTCTTACCTACACTGCCACTCTCGAAAACGATGACTCTTTACCCAGTTGGTTGAGTTTTAATGCGAATACCAAAACCTTCAGTGGTACTCCCTTAAATGAAAACGTCGGTAGTTTAAATATTAAAGTTACCGCCAAGGATATTGCCCAAGCTCAAGCAAGTAATATTTTTATACTGACAGTTGCTAACACAAACGATGCGCCAGAAGTGGCGAATGCCATCACTGCTCAACAAGCAACAGAAGACACAGTTTTTAATTTCACAATCCCAGCCAACATCTTCATTGATGTCGATGCTGGTGACATTCTCACCTACACTGCAACCTTAGAAAACGGCAACCTCCTTCCAAGTTGGTTAAGCTTTAATGCGAATACCAAAACCTTCAGTGGTACTCCCTTAAATGAAAATGTCGGTAGCTTAAATATTAAAGTTACTGCCAAGGATATTGCTCAAGCTCAAGCAAGTAATATCTTTACACTCACAGTTGCTAACACAAACGATGCGCCAGAAGTGGCGAATGCCATCACTGCTCAACAAGCAACAGAAGACACAGTTTTTAATTTCACAATCCCAGCCAATACCTTCATTGATGTCGATGCTGGTGATAGTCTTACCTACACTGCCACTCTCGAAAACGATGACTCTTTACCCAGTTGGTTGAGTTTTAATGCGAATACCAAAACCTTCAGTGGTACTCCCTTAAATGAAAATGTCGGTAGCTTAAATATTAAAGTTACCGCCAAGGATATTGCTCAAGCTCAAGCAAGTAATATCTTTACACTCACAGTTGCTAACACAAACGATGCGCCAGAAGTGGCAAATGCCATCACTGCTCAACAAGCAACAGAAGACACAGTTTTTAATTTCACAATCCCAGCCAATACCTTCATTGATGTCGATGCTGGTGATAGTCTTACCTACACTGCCACTCTCGAAAACGGTGATTCTTTACCGATTTGGTTGAGTTTTAATGCGAATACCAAAACCTTCAGTGGTACTCCCTTAAATGAAAATGTCGGTAGCTTAAATATTAAAGTTACCGTCAAGGATATTTCCCAAGCTCAAGTCAGTAATATCTTTACACTGACAGTTGCTAACACCAACGATGCACCAGAAGTAGCAAATGCCATTACTGCTCAACAAGCAACAGAAGACACAGTTTTCAATTTTACAATCCCAGCAAACACCTTCATTGATGTCGATGCTGGTGACATTCTCACCTACACTGCCACGTTGGAAAACGATGAATCTCTACCGAGTTGGTTAAGCTTTAATGCTGCGACTAAAACCTTCAGTGGCACTCCCTTAAACGAAAATGTCGGTAGCTTAAACATCAAAGTTACCGCCAAGGATATTACCCAAGCTCAAGTCAGTAATATCTTTACACTGACAGTTGCTAACACCAACGATGCACCAGAAGTAGCAAATGCCATCACTGCTCAACAAGCAACAGAAGACACAGTTTTCAATTTTACAATCCCAGCAAATACCTTCATTGATGTCGATGCTGGTGATAGTCTTACCTACACTGCTACTCTTGAAAATGATGAATCTCTACCGAGTTGGTTAAGTTTTGATGCTAATACCAAAACATTCAGTGGTACTCCCTTAAATGAAAACGTCGGTAGCTTAAATATTAAAGTTACCGTCAAGGATATTGCCCAAGCTCAAGTCAGTGATGTCTTTACACTGACAGTTGCTAACACCAACGATGCACCAGAAGTAGCAAATGCCATTACTGCTCAACAAGCAACAGAAGACACAGTTTTCAATTTTACAATCCCAGCAAATACCTTCATTGATGTCGATGCTGGTGATAGTCTTACCTACACTGCTACTCTTGAAAATGATGAATCTCTACCGAGTTGGTTAAGTTTTGATGCTAATACCAAAACATTCAGTGGTACTCCCTTAAATGAAAACGTCGGTAGCTTAAATATTAAAGTTACCGTCAAGGATATTGCCCAAGCTCAAGTCAGTGATGTCTTTACACTGACAGTTGCTAACACCAACGATGCACCAGAGGTGGCGAATCAAATCGCAGATCCAGAAGCAAGAGAAGGCACAGCTTTCAATTTCACTATCCCTGAAGACACATTCATTGATGTTGATGCTGGCGACACTCTCACCTATACTGCCACTCTCGAAAACGGTGAATCTCTACCAAGTTGGTTGAGTTTTGATGCTGATACTAAGACTTTCAGTGGCACTCCCTTAAATGAGAATGTGGGTAGCTTAAATATTAAAGTTACTGCCACAGATATTGCTTTTGCCGAAGCGAGCGATGTTTTTAGACTGACAGTTGCTAACGCCAACAATTCGCCAGTCCTAGTGAATGAAATCGTAGATCAAGAAGCAACAGAAGACACGGTTTTCAATTTCACTATCCCTGAAGAAACCTTCATTGATGACGATGCTGGAGACACTCTCACCTACACTGCTACTCTTGAAAATGGTAACTCTCTACCGAGTTGGTTGAGTTTTAATGCTGATACTAAAACCTTCAGTGGCACTCCCTTAAATGCAGATGTGAATAACCTCAACATCAAAGTTACAGCTAGGGATATTTTTGGGGTTGAAGTCAGTGATGACTTTGCACTCACTGTTAAGAACGTCAATGATGCACCAGAGGTTGATTTGGCGATCGCAGATCAAAAAGCCATAGCAGAAACTACCTTTAACTTTACCATCCCTGAAAACACCTTTAGCGATGTGGATTTTGAAGATACCCTAACCTACACTGCTACCTTAGACAATGGCGATCCGCTACCAAGTTGGTTAAGCTTCAATGCTAATAAGCTTACCTTCAGCGGCATTCCTACGAATAATAATGTGGGTAACTTGAACATCAAAGTTACCGCCATAGATTCGGCTTTTGCTGAAGTTAGTGATATATTTGCACTCACCGTTGCTCAGAAGACTACTTCTAGCATTGAACCAACCAGCCTACTCACAAGAATTACAGGCGATATCTTTAATATTAAAAGTCAAGGTAGCGGTAAAAAAGCCAAACTTTCCGTCAAGATTAAAAGCAACAGCTTTCAAGAAGTCAATGAACTAGGTGTATTTTTCGTTGATGATGCCGCAGGTACTATTGACGGCGTAGCTCCTGGTGCAGCAAATTATACTGAGTTAGCTCTGCAACGAGCAACGGTACTTTTCTCATCTCTTGCCAAACTGCCCAATGGTTTTAATCCTACTGATCTGACAAGGCTACTAGAATTAAACTCTGAAAGTAATCTGAGATTTTATTTAATACGTAACAGCACTACTCAGGCAGTACTATCTGGGCAAACCTCATTTTCTCAGGTGCTTTTTTCATCAGACACCAATGTAGACAATGGAGGATTCTCTCTCAACTTCCAGAACTTGGTTGTCAAGATTGAAGCAACAGACCAAGATCCACCTTTGGGTACCAGTCTGCAAGGAAAATATGAAGCTGAACTGATTGACTTACGGAATGTGACACAATTAGTGAAAGCCGAATTTATGGTTCATAGAGAAGCAACTTTTAACAACTTTGTTGGCTTTTATCAGGTAACTGATGAGAATGGTGGCATTGATACCAATGGCGATGGTACAGCAGATGTACTTGTTGGACAGGCGGGTTATACTCAAGCAGCTATTAGTAACCGTGTTGCTGGTATTGATTTAAGTGTCGCTAACCAAGGTACAGGAACTTTTACAGGTGCTTTCCAACCTGGTGCTATTTTCGTACCATTTATCATTGTCAATGCTGGCCCTGATGCAATTCTCGATCGCAATCCCAATAACGATCCGGCAGTTTACTTCTCTTTCTTGGGCGCTAACACTGACAAAGCAGATCATATTCGCCTGTTAAGCAATAATGTTTTTGGCTTTGAGGATTTGGCAAATGGCGGCGATCGCGATTACAACGATTTGATTGTCCGAGTTAATTTGAGTATTGCCTAG
- a CDS encoding DUF1345 domain-containing protein translates to MTWWKMTKANPEKIRRYAESEYEGHLAIFMLVIAAACASVLAIGFLLTDKKGLSTILLTLHVVLSIMTIVGSWLLVHTMFAVQYAHSYYKYVNRNHSEEITGGLDFPNNDYPDYWEFLYYSFVIGMTSQVSDVETRSREMRRLTLLHSILSFFFNTTILAMSINIIASLI, encoded by the coding sequence ATAACTTGGTGGAAAATGACCAAGGCGAACCCGGAAAAAATTCGCCGTTATGCTGAGAGTGAATATGAAGGACATTTGGCTATATTCATGCTGGTGATTGCTGCGGCTTGTGCCAGTGTTTTAGCCATTGGTTTTTTACTAACTGATAAAAAAGGGTTGTCAACAATTTTACTTACCCTACATGTCGTACTTTCAATTATGACCATTGTCGGTTCTTGGCTACTTGTGCATACGATGTTTGCAGTGCAATATGCACATAGCTATTACAAATATGTAAATCGTAATCATAGTGAAGAAATCACCGGAGGTTTAGATTTTCCTAATAATGATTATCCAGACTACTGGGAATTTTTATATTATTCTTTTGTAATTGGTATGACTAGCCAAGTTTCAGATGTGGAGACGCGATCGCGCGAGATGAGGCGCTTGACTCTGTTACACAGTATATTATCCTTCTTTTTCAATACTACAATTTTAGCGATGAGTATTAACATCATTGCATCGTTGATTTAA
- a CDS encoding sensor histidine kinase, producing MSNGLILIVDDMPTNLEIISSTLEDAGFEVAIALDGLSAIEQAQLNDELDLILLDVMMPGIDGFETCQRLKSNPATSHIPIIFMTALSDTANKIRALELGAVDYITKPFSEQEVLARVKTQTKLYRLSRNLEQQVVERTTQLSQTLVELKNSQIQLVQREKLSALGNLVAGVAHEINNPIGFLSGNIEPALDYINDLFGLVDLYQQEYPQPSATIQNEIKTIDLDYIREDLPKLIGSMCEGVRRIQDISSSLRTFSRADTDRPVAYNLHDGIDSTILILKHRLKANELRPEIQVITDYGDLPPVECYAGQLNQVFMNILANAIDAFDEIAQEKSFDELKANPQKIIIHTEVLENQVLIQIQDNGTGIPEAVKVRVFDHLFTTKEVGKGTGLGLAIAHQIVVDKHGGSLEVQSELGQGSEFYIRLPICVYSSS from the coding sequence ATGAGTAATGGCTTGATCTTGATTGTGGATGATATGCCCACCAATTTGGAAATCATTTCTAGCACTTTAGAAGATGCTGGCTTTGAAGTAGCGATCGCTCTGGATGGACTCAGTGCGATCGAACAAGCACAGCTCAACGACGAACTCGATTTAATCTTATTGGATGTGATGATGCCGGGAATTGACGGCTTTGAAACCTGCCAACGCCTCAAAAGCAACCCCGCCACCTCCCATATCCCCATTATTTTTATGACTGCACTCTCGGACACTGCGAACAAAATCCGCGCTCTCGAATTGGGAGCCGTAGACTACATCACCAAACCCTTTTCTGAGCAAGAAGTCCTTGCACGAGTCAAAACTCAAACCAAGCTATATCGGTTGAGCCGTAACTTAGAACAGCAAGTAGTCGAGCGCACAACCCAACTTTCTCAGACATTGGTAGAACTTAAGAACTCCCAAATCCAACTCGTGCAACGCGAAAAACTATCCGCCTTGGGCAACTTAGTCGCAGGAGTCGCCCATGAAATTAATAATCCTATCGGGTTCCTGAGCGGCAACATCGAGCCTGCTCTAGACTATATCAACGATCTCTTTGGATTAGTTGACCTTTATCAACAGGAATATCCACAGCCCAGTGCTACGATTCAAAACGAAATTAAAACCATTGATCTCGATTACATCCGCGAAGACTTGCCGAAGCTCATCGGCTCGATGTGCGAAGGAGTGAGGCGAATCCAAGACATTAGCAGTAGTCTCAGAACCTTTTCTCGTGCTGACACCGATCGCCCCGTCGCTTATAATCTTCACGATGGCATTGACAGCACAATTTTGATTCTCAAACACCGCCTCAAAGCTAATGAACTGCGACCAGAGATTCAAGTAATTACCGACTACGGCGATTTACCACCTGTAGAATGCTATGCAGGGCAGTTGAATCAGGTGTTTATGAATATCTTGGCTAACGCGATCGATGCCTTCGATGAAATAGCGCAAGAAAAATCCTTTGACGAACTTAAAGCCAATCCTCAAAAAATAATTATCCATACAGAAGTTTTGGAAAACCAGGTATTAATCCAGATTCAGGATAATGGCACTGGAATACCTGAGGCAGTCAAAGTCAGAGTTTTTGATCACTTGTTCACCACTAAAGAAGTCGGCAAAGGAACCGGATTAGGACTGGCGATCGCCCATCAAATCGTCGTTGATAAGCATGGTGGCAGTTTAGAGGTGCAGTCTGAGTTAGGTCAAGGCAGCGAGTTCTACATCCGCCTGCCAATTTGTGTTTATTCTTCTTCTTAA
- a CDS encoding hybrid sensor histidine kinase/response regulator — MSSFSKKIIARSLIQRLPLRSLLIVPFVLQIFAAVGLTGYISLRNGQKAVNNVSGQLRQEMSDRLDLQVLEYLERPYVTGQVIVAAVQEGQLDVTDVTKLERSFWRLVSQDIVEFMQIAMADGTSIQVEDTPNKGILAFVGQKDNLPQRQIYQLDDKGQRTALIETIAKFDPRPRPWYKTAQEVGKPTWTKPFLGNSVKTASIALAQPIYNNNGVFLGVQNNIFRISKIHDFLNKLKVGQTGQTFIIDRSGNLIASSKLQEPYIINLKEKTLQQIPAVKSESPVIRATAQAILDRFSSFNAIQQSQQIDFKLPSGRQFVQVSAIRDGRGIDWLSVVVVPESDFMAQIDANTRNTILLCLGALGLATMSGIYTSRWITDPILKLQQASEAIATGNLDRTVEVKGINELEALARSFNQMASQLKTSFTELEDRVAERTVELKQAKEVADSANHAKSEFLANMSHELRTPLNGILGYAQILNRSKSLPDKERHGVNIIYQCGSHLLTLINDILDLSKIEARKLELVPKAIHFPSFLQGVVEICRVRADQKGIDFLYQPDDNFPAGIEADEKRLRQVLLNLIGNAIKFTDEGCVTLKVEVLETNADVSISRIKFQILDTGVGIAADQVDQLFQPFEQVGDQKRQSEGTGLGLAISQNIIQLMGGKIQLQSELGVGSEFFFEVALAIATDWVKQSAHGSGKQIIGYKGEKRSILVIDDRWENRSVIVNLLEPLGFNLLEAENGKEGLVQARQHHPDLIITDLAMPVMDGFEMLKQLRKSADLQHHKVIVSSASVAEIDQQMSINAGGNDFLPKPVHADELFATLEKFLDLVWQYEIPTNQETAEIAADTQLTADCVPPLEDLQKLLKLLQQGRLKKLIEMAEQLEQRDRIYQPFTQQIIKLAQKFQPKQIDQLIQAYLEVGASS; from the coding sequence ATGTCTTCCTTCTCAAAAAAAATCATCGCTCGTAGCTTGATTCAGCGTTTGCCATTGCGATCGCTCTTGATTGTTCCTTTTGTCCTACAAATCTTTGCTGCTGTTGGGCTAACGGGATATATTTCCTTGCGGAATGGGCAGAAAGCAGTTAATAATGTTTCCGGTCAGTTACGTCAAGAGATGAGCGATCGCCTCGATTTGCAAGTCCTGGAATATTTGGAAAGACCTTATGTGACTGGACAAGTGATCGTTGCAGCCGTTCAAGAGGGACAGCTTGATGTAACCGATGTCACCAAACTGGAACGGTCTTTTTGGCGGTTAGTCAGCCAAGATATAGTCGAATTCATGCAAATTGCAATGGCTGACGGCACAAGTATCCAAGTAGAGGATACGCCGAATAAAGGTATCTTGGCTTTCGTTGGGCAAAAAGATAATCTACCTCAGCGCCAAATCTATCAACTTGATGATAAAGGTCAAAGGACTGCGTTGATAGAAACTATCGCAAAATTTGACCCCCGACCTCGACCTTGGTATAAAACTGCCCAGGAAGTCGGAAAACCAACCTGGACAAAGCCGTTTTTGGGCAACTCTGTGAAAACCGCTTCCATTGCTTTAGCCCAACCCATATACAACAACAATGGCGTGTTCTTGGGAGTTCAAAATAATATTTTTCGGATTAGTAAAATTCATGATTTTCTGAATAAGCTAAAGGTGGGTCAGACTGGACAAACCTTTATCATTGATCGCTCAGGCAACCTGATTGCGAGTTCAAAGCTTCAAGAACCCTATATCATCAACCTGAAAGAGAAGACTTTACAACAAATTCCGGCTGTCAAGTCTGAAAGCCCCGTAATTCGAGCCACTGCACAAGCTATTCTCGATCGATTTAGTAGCTTCAATGCAATTCAACAGAGTCAACAGATTGATTTCAAGCTGCCAAGTGGACGCCAGTTTGTGCAAGTTTCAGCAATTAGAGACGGACGAGGCATTGACTGGTTGAGCGTAGTTGTCGTGCCGGAATCAGACTTTATGGCTCAAATTGATGCCAATACACGCAACACGATTTTGCTCTGCTTGGGTGCGTTGGGTTTGGCAACCATGTCGGGTATCTATACCTCGCGCTGGATTACCGATCCAATTCTGAAATTGCAACAAGCGAGTGAAGCGATCGCCACTGGGAACCTTGATCGCACCGTAGAAGTGAAAGGCATTAATGAACTAGAAGCATTGGCGCGATCGTTTAATCAAATGGCCAGCCAACTCAAAACCTCCTTCACCGAACTTGAAGATCGCGTTGCCGAACGCACGGTTGAACTTAAGCAGGCGAAAGAAGTAGCCGACAGTGCAAACCATGCCAAGAGTGAATTTCTGGCCAACATGAGCCATGAGCTACGTACACCGCTTAATGGCATTCTTGGCTATGCTCAAATTCTAAATCGCTCCAAATCTCTACCCGATAAAGAACGTCATGGGGTAAATATTATTTATCAGTGCGGCTCTCATCTTCTGACACTGATCAACGATATTTTAGATTTGTCCAAAATTGAAGCCCGCAAACTCGAACTCGTCCCCAAAGCCATCCACTTTCCCTCATTCCTGCAAGGAGTTGTAGAAATTTGTCGCGTCCGGGCTGACCAAAAAGGCATTGACTTCCTTTATCAGCCCGATGATAACTTTCCCGCAGGTATTGAGGCTGACGAAAAACGTCTGCGCCAAGTTTTGCTCAACCTTATAGGCAACGCAATTAAATTCACTGACGAGGGTTGTGTCACACTCAAAGTTGAGGTGCTGGAGACAAATGCAGATGTTTCCATCTCTCGGATCAAATTTCAAATTCTCGATACTGGAGTTGGCATCGCCGCCGATCAAGTAGACCAACTCTTCCAACCTTTTGAACAAGTCGGGGATCAAAAGCGCCAGTCAGAAGGCACTGGTTTAGGGCTAGCAATCAGCCAAAACATCATCCAACTCATGGGTGGGAAAATTCAGCTTCAGAGTGAACTGGGCGTGGGGAGTGAGTTCTTCTTTGAAGTGGCATTAGCGATCGCCACCGATTGGGTGAAACAAAGCGCTCATGGCTCCGGCAAGCAAATCATTGGCTACAAAGGGGAAAAACGCAGTATTTTAGTCATCGACGATCGCTGGGAAAATCGGTCGGTGATTGTGAACCTACTGGAGCCATTGGGTTTCAACTTGCTGGAAGCGGAAAATGGTAAAGAGGGGTTGGTTCAAGCCCGACAGCACCACCCTGATTTGATCATTACCGATCTTGCCATGCCAGTCATGGATGGCTTCGAGATGTTGAAACAACTCCGCAAATCAGCAGATTTACAGCATCACAAGGTAATTGTCTCTTCCGCATCCGTGGCAGAAATCGATCAGCAAATGAGCATCAATGCAGGCGGGAATGATTTCTTACCCAAACCCGTCCATGCTGATGAGTTATTCGCGACATTGGAAAAGTTTTTAGATTTGGTTTGGCAATATGAAATCCCAACTAATCAAGAAACTGCGGAGATCGCGGCTGATACCCAATTGACCGCCGATTGCGTGCCGCCGCTAGAAGACTTGCAAAAACTCCTCAAACTGCTGCAACAAGGGCGGTTGAAAAAACTCATCGAAATGGCAGAACAGCTAGAGCAACGCGATCGCATCTACCAGCCCTTTACGCAACAGATTATCAAACTGGCTCAAAAATTCCAGCCAAAGCAGATTGACCAGTTAATCCAAGCCTATTTAGAGGTAGGAGCAAGTTCATGA